The DNA window CTGGTGCGTTACGAACAGAACGGTCTTGGCGCCGGCCTCCCAGACGCGCAGCAGTTCGGTCTGCATGATTTCGCGCGTCTGCGCGTCCAAGGCCGAAAACGGCTCGTCCATCAGCAGCAATTCGGGGTCGACCGCCAGCGCTCGCGCAAGGTTGGCGCGTTGCCGCATGCCCCCGGAGAGGTTGCGCGGCGGAAACCCGGCAAACCCATCCAGGCCCACGAGCTTCAGCAGCTCCGCAATCCGCTGCCGGGCTGCGTCATCGAGCGTGCCGTTGAGCTCCGGCCCGATCTGCACGTTCTCCTCAACGGTCCGCCAGGGCAAAAGGCTGTCCTGCTGGAAAACGAACCCCCGGTCCATTCCGGGCCCGGAAATGACCTTACCGTCAAGGCGGGCGGCGCCCGAGGACGCCGTTTCCAGCCCTCCGACGATCCTGAGAAAGGTCGTCTTGCCACATCCGGAGGGACCGACGATCGAGATGAACTCGCCATTCATCACATCGGCGGTGATCCCGCTGAGAACGTTGAGCCCGCCAAAGCTCTTGGTCAGCTCGGAGACGGCGAGCTTTCGATCCGATAGGGTCACGATGTCATTCCTTCCAGGGCAGAAGCCGGCCTTCCAGCCATTGGAAACCGCTTGTCAGGAGGATGCCCGACAGGGCGAGGATCGAAACGCCGGCGAAGAGTTCCGGCATGTTGAACGTCTCGGCCGATTGACTGATCAACTGCCCGAGGCCCGCTCTTGCGCCGAAGAGTTCGGCGACGACGACGCCGATCAGGCCGCGACCGATGCCGAGCCGCAGGCCGGCGAAGATGAACGGCAGCGCCGACGGAAGCGCGACTTTCAGAAAAACCTGGCGCCGGGAAGCGCCGAAGCTTCTGACCATCTCCACCAGTTGCGTGCTCGTGGTCCGGAGCCCCGTTTCGGTGTTGATGATGACCGGGAAGACGACGAGGATGGCCACGACCACGATCTTCGACACGATGCCGACGCCGAACCAGAGAATGAAGAGCGGCGCCAGGGCGACGGTCGGCGTCGCGTAGAGCCCCGAAATCCAGGGCTGCAGGGCCTGCTTGGCCGGAGCGGAACTCGAGATCAGCATTCCGACTGCAATGCCGAGAATGCAGGCGCCGACATAGCCGATGACGAACTCGAGCCCGCTGACCCACATGTGGTATTGCAGCTCGCCCGTGCGGGCCAGCTTCACCATGGCGCCGAACACCTGCGTTGGCGCCGCCAGGAACAGCGTCGATCCGACGATGACCCGGCTGATGAATTCCCACAGCAGGAGCCCGGAGAGGATCGACGCGATCGCCCATCGGTTGTCGAGGATGTGAGAGAGGGTCCGCGCGGGAAAGGACAGAACCGGCGCCCCCGGCTGACCGGCGTTGTCTGCAGCTTTAATTGCGCTCATGTGTTGTCCTGATCCGGGCAAGTGGAAGATCTGCTGTCATGTCGTTGCGCAGGCCGGTCGTCATAGCGGACGCGCCGCCTCGGCAATTTCTGCTCCGGTCGCCAGCCAGACACCGTCGTGGCGACAGATGTGTTCCAGGGCCCGGTCGACAGCGTCGATCCGGTGGGCGACCCCGGAGATGTAGGGATGCAGAGCGATGGGCAGCACGCGGGCCTGCACCTCGCCTTCGCGATACAGGACGTCGAACTGCCGGATGATCATGTCGGCGAAGTCGCCGGGCGACTGGTGCAGGGTCTCGTAGGCGCCCTTGTCGTTGATTTCGAAGGAATAAGGCACGGAGGCCAGCCGGCGTTCGCCGATCTGCATGAGATAGGGCTGATCGTCGTTGCACCAGTCGGCGACATAGTCGACATCGGCGGCGGCGAGATGACCCAGCGTATCCCAGCTCTCCTGCAGCCCCGCGCCGAGCCAGCCTTTCGGTCTCTTGCCGACGGCCTGTTCGATCGCGTCGAGCGTTCGCTGGATGAGCTTCGGCTCCTCCTCCGGCGGCACCTCGTTCAAGCGAACCGCGTTGCTCTCGCAATGGCCGATGAACTCCCAGTCTCGCGACCGGCATTCCTCGACGATCTCGGGATGATAGTCGCAGATGTCGCTGTTGAGCGCCGCCGTCCCCCGAATGCCATAGCGGTCCATGACCTCGAAGAGCCTGAAGATCCCGACCCGGTTGCCGTAATCGCGCCGGCTCCAGGACGGAACGTCCGGAATCTTGAGAGTGTTGGCCGTCGGGATCGCCTTGGTCAGCGGAAAGAATTCGATATTCGGGATAACCCAGACGGCAACCCGTGCATCGTTGCGGAAGCGGAATGGCGGACGCCGGTTGATCGCCGAGTATTTGAATGGTCCGTATGGTCCCGTCATCTTGCGGCTCTTTTCATCTCATGGCGGAAAGATGGTCGACGATTTCGGCCGACGTCATGACGTCCGCGTATTTGTGGTGCATGTCGAACAGGCCGATCTTGTGCGACAGGGGGCTGCGATCGAAGCAGCAATCCTCGGCGACCGTGACGTGATAGCCATGGGAATACGCGTCGACCACGCTGGCCCGGACGCAGCCGGATGTGCTCTCGCCGGCAATGATCACGCTCTGGATGCCGAGGCGCGCCAGATGCACCGTGAAAAGCGTGCCGAAGAACACGCTCGCCCTCTCCTTGGCGATGATCGTGTCGTCGTCCTCGGGGGCAAAGGCGTCGTGAATATCGAAATCGCCCGCCGCCGCCTCGGACCCGGTCCGCAACGTGGCCTTGACGCCGGCGCGTGGCACGCCCGTGCTGTAGAAGACGGGAAGTCCGCTCCGACGGGCTTCGGCGATGAGCCGAACCGTCGGAGGAATGGCGTTCCACGCCTCGATGCCGCAGCTCGAAGGGTAGGCATCGGCGACCTCGGCGATCGGCCGGGGACCGCCGGCATAGACGAGATTGTAGAGATCGATCAGCAGCAGAGCGGGCCGCGGGCCGACTTTGACCGCTCGGCTGTAGTGCCGGTAGAGATGCAGGACGTCCGCCGAAACGACGTCTTTCCAGCAGTGATCTTCGAAAGCGTTCATCGTGACTTTCCTGATCCCGCGCCCCGGGGGCCTTGCAGCCGGCTGGGGGCTGGGCTCGCAGCGGTCAGGCCACTGAGGACCCGACGCTGCGAGCGCCGGATGCACACCAGAGCGCAAGCGCTCAGGGGAGCATCGCGTTGACGGTATCGTCGATGAAGCGCTTCGGATCGGCAGCGCCCTTCAACTCTCCCGCATCGCCGAGGACTTTCACCGTCGACGCGAGGGCTTCCGGCGTCATGGTCGCCTTATCGGGGAAGATGTGCAGCGCCATGTAGTAGTCGTAGGTCTTCTCGACGTCCGGGCGCTTGGCACCCGACTCGGCGACCAGGATGTCGATGGCCTCTTCGCGGTTCGCCTTGTCGTAGAACCACGCGACACCCTCATGGAGACCCTCCAGGAATGATGTGACGAGGGCCGGGTGCGCTTTCGCCCATTCGACATTGGCCGCATAGCCGGTGAACGGCATGTCCTTCACATAGTCGGCCAGTTCGCCAAGCTTGCTGAACCCGGCCGCGGAGGCGGCGAAGCTCGCGGGCGGATACAGGATGGCCGCATCGACGGCGCCGGACTGCAGCGCGGCATAGCGGGCAGGCGTGGTTCCGGCATAGGTCAGGTCGTAGTCGCCGTCGTTCAATCCGTTCGGGACGGCCATCCGCTCGAAGAAGATCCGCGTGACGTCCTTGGCGCCGCCGACGATGACCATTTTGCCTTTGAGCCCGGCGATGTCCTTGACGTCCTGCTTGCCCCAAAGGCTGTAGGGCGGCACCAGGGTCTCGAGCGTCAGGAGCGACAGGCCCGCGCCCTGGTCGATGGCTCGGATCGGGTCGGTGAGACCGCCTGTGCCGAGGTCGCCCGAGCCGCCGGTGACCTGTTGCATCACCATCGCCGTCGAGGACGTCGAGAACAGATCGATGTCGATGTCACGGGACTTAAAGAAGCCCTTCGAGACGCCGATATAGAGCGGCCACTCGAGCGCCGACCCCTTTCCCGTGGTGATGATGCGAACGGTCTCCGCCTGCGCCGATGCGCTTCCCATCGCGAGAACGGCAAGACTAACAAGGAGCGCTTGCGCGATCCTGTAAATATAATTTCTCACTATCATTCCCCTATTGTTCATTTTCATGACGTTTA is part of the Hartmannibacter diazotrophicus genome and encodes:
- a CDS encoding ABC transporter ATP-binding protein, which translates into the protein MTLSDRKLAVSELTKSFGGLNVLSGITADVMNGEFISIVGPSGCGKTTFLRIVGGLETASSGAARLDGKVISGPGMDRGFVFQQDSLLPWRTVEENVQIGPELNGTLDDAARQRIAELLKLVGLDGFAGFPPRNLSGGMRQRANLARALAVDPELLLMDEPFSALDAQTREIMQTELLRVWEAGAKTVLFVTHQIDEAVYLSDRVFVFARRPGRINKIVDVDLPRPRPLSIKRTPEFARYVDEIWKLIEEDVRVSVLQEHVG
- a CDS encoding ABC transporter permease, coding for MSAIKAADNAGQPGAPVLSFPARTLSHILDNRWAIASILSGLLLWEFISRVIVGSTLFLAAPTQVFGAMVKLARTGELQYHMWVSGLEFVIGYVGACILGIAVGMLISSSAPAKQALQPWISGLYATPTVALAPLFILWFGVGIVSKIVVVAILVVFPVIINTETGLRTTSTQLVEMVRSFGASRRQVFLKVALPSALPFIFAGLRLGIGRGLIGVVVAELFGARAGLGQLISQSAETFNMPELFAGVSILALSGILLTSGFQWLEGRLLPWKE
- a CDS encoding polysaccharide deacetylase family protein; the protein is MTGPYGPFKYSAINRRPPFRFRNDARVAVWVIPNIEFFPLTKAIPTANTLKIPDVPSWSRRDYGNRVGIFRLFEVMDRYGIRGTAALNSDICDYHPEIVEECRSRDWEFIGHCESNAVRLNEVPPEEEPKLIQRTLDAIEQAVGKRPKGWLGAGLQESWDTLGHLAAADVDYVADWCNDDQPYLMQIGERRLASVPYSFEINDKGAYETLHQSPGDFADMIIRQFDVLYREGEVQARVLPIALHPYISGVAHRIDAVDRALEHICRHDGVWLATGAEIAEAARPL
- a CDS encoding isochorismatase family protein, with translation MNAFEDHCWKDVVSADVLHLYRHYSRAVKVGPRPALLLIDLYNLVYAGGPRPIAEVADAYPSSCGIEAWNAIPPTVRLIAEARRSGLPVFYSTGVPRAGVKATLRTGSEAAAGDFDIHDAFAPEDDDTIIAKERASVFFGTLFTVHLARLGIQSVIIAGESTSGCVRASVVDAYSHGYHVTVAEDCCFDRSPLSHKIGLFDMHHKYADVMTSAEIVDHLSAMR
- a CDS encoding ABC transporter substrate-binding protein; amino-acid sequence: MRNYIYRIAQALLVSLAVLAMGSASAQAETVRIITTGKGSALEWPLYIGVSKGFFKSRDIDIDLFSTSSTAMVMQQVTGGSGDLGTGGLTDPIRAIDQGAGLSLLTLETLVPPYSLWGKQDVKDIAGLKGKMVIVGGAKDVTRIFFERMAVPNGLNDGDYDLTYAGTTPARYAALQSGAVDAAILYPPASFAASAAGFSKLGELADYVKDMPFTGYAANVEWAKAHPALVTSFLEGLHEGVAWFYDKANREEAIDILVAESGAKRPDVEKTYDYYMALHIFPDKATMTPEALASTVKVLGDAGELKGAADPKRFIDDTVNAMLP